One Leishmania panamensis strain MHOM/PA/94/PSC-1 chromosome 24 sequence genomic region harbors:
- a CDS encoding hypothetical protein (TriTrypDB/GeneDB-style sysID: LpmP.24.1040): MAQLIMPPSSAQPMTKEDVAVVQAEKRVDAATREQLVKVYGDSRGLHGRRIALTRPPKREWKCTACGKQSNDIRHVCAYCLSPEPGYSNNSATSRPRHAGGPAKTEKVAGPRSFVQRPGTCKDAGVRLMQTSLTKRTYRVFTESHIPAAKPRAAASHRSATSANPAIAELAVEKGDEDMSWDDEPNCSDRATGGPCSPGEEGDSSDDDEEDVRSPAQDAQFRPPGAERVDRGFTHFVSLPIGKLPAVVANATSVLEDLRSFVASKYELTQQESAAAVGGATDPEETTASSFSKPTAASELVARTVKLHMTLLLLRLPRREDVEFAKELLHGPFVSAWATMKEKWAASKDTTYALSGAPSLAPTHRHPLVRLGGGLQVMRAGRQNALYHSEKASVVYMGIDDTAGLATVQQLQRVLHESLAELIHNPEEAEKSRRVLHVTIMNKKWCKGRAARRTFDAQSIIEAFPDAAIGAGEDGRQLFEIPELELCSLHRQDPENGTYLTETTVKI, encoded by the coding sequence ATGGCGCAGCTCATCATGCCGCCGTCCTCGGCGCAGCCAATGACGAAGGAGGATGTAGCAGTGGtacaggcagagaagagggtcGACGCCGCCACGCGTGAGCAACTCGTCAAGGTGTACGGCGACTCCCGCGGTTTGCATGGACGCCGCATCGCCCTCACCCGGCCACCGAAACGCGAGTGGAAGTGCACTGCGTGTGGCAAGCAAAGCAACGACATACGCCACGTGTGTGCATACTGTCTCTCTCCAGAGCCGGGGTACAGCAACaactccgccacctcccGCCCTCGTCATGCCGGCGGTCCCGCCAAGACCGAAAAGGTGGCAGGACCACGTTCGTTCGTGCAGCGTCCGGGCACCTGCAAGGATGCTGGCGTTCGCCTCATGCAGACCTCCCTCACAAAGCGAACCTACCGTGTCTTCACGGAGTCGCACATACCCGCTGCGAAGCctcgcgcggcggcgtcgcaccgcagcgcaacGAGTGCTAATCCGGCGATAGCGGAACTGGCCGTAGAAAAAGGCGACGAGGACATGTCCTGGGACGACGAGCCTAACTGCAGTGACCGCGCAACTGGCGGACCCTGCAGCCcaggtgaagaaggagaCAGCAGTGATGATGACGAGGAAGATGTGCGAAGCCCGGCGCAGGATGCGCAGTTCCGCCCACCGGGTGCGGAGAGAGTCGATAGAGGCTTCACGCACTTTGTGTCCCTTCCCATTGGGAAGCTGcccgcggtggtggcgaatGCGACGAGCGTCCTAGAGGACTTGCGTAGCTTTGTCGCCTCCAAGTACGAGTTGACCCAACAGgagagcgcggcggcggtgggtggAGCAACTGACCCTGAGGAAACAACTGCCTCATCCTTTTCGAAGCCCACGGCCGCCTCTGAGCTAGTGGCACGCACCGTCAAGCTGCACATGACGCTACTCCTGCTGAGGCTTCCACGCCGTGAGGATGTTGAATTCGCtaaggagctgctgcatggcCCTTTCGTCTCTGCCTGGGCAACGATGAAAGAGAAGTGGGCGGCGTCCAAGGACACAACGTATGCGCTGAGCGGAGCTCCGTCTCTCGCTCCGACGCACCGCCATCCGCTCGTGCGGCTCGGGGGCGGGCTGCAGGTGATGAGAGCAGGTCGACAGAATGCGCTTTACCACTcagagaaagcgagcgtCGTGTACATGGGCATCGACGACACAGCCGGGCTCGCcacagtgcagcagctgcagcgcgttcTGCATGAAAGCTTAGCTGAGCTCATCCACAACCctgaagaggcggagaagtcGCGCCGGGTGCTGCACGTGACGATCATGAACAAGAAGTGGTGCAAGGGGCGTGCAGCACGTCGGACTTTTGATGCGCAGTCCATCATAGAGGCCTTTCCGGACGCAGCCATTGGCGCGGGCGAAGATGGCAGGCAGTTGTTCGAGATACCGGAGCTGGAGCTGTGCTCGTTGCACCGACAGGATCCAGAAAATGGCACCTACCTTACCGAGACCACCGTGAAGATTTAG
- a CDS encoding hypothetical protein (TriTrypDB/GeneDB-style sysID: LpmP.24.1050), with the protein MPWVPVERVFGFTMQAKVPMGTKTYEAAHQKDTIASAPVSSAASPTTTTLHTGPYLPGSRVRLQLAKTTDIATVVRGTSVLHLLFYAVDESESRPTALAQIALDWRAALTRKGEGDGFLVLLVHSDLIAAAEEASRFAEVHESSGQTTVAKSGSPAPTENAPARSADGSTSPAPAVNQTRVNAAVRQLRKYYKELCDAKFLPQQMCTYMPNETPMRILERLHSAVITHGARLHQALEECAAQKRLSPQDPFTKPKTSAAAKASTEVASLASEAGKVLSTDAGASPPMSPQKLPVGAVSAPLAATPKYWSIQEFWRRGYDLAVHYLQYGLVLNARAVLVHLFLEYYNSSEDYGFVRASVATLQRLGQVPNLFEAHRLTGWAQSKSGYPRGLDTGAELLEGLLVVASAEMTCSLLLGDTAAAMARYHTFMQVTREKFDELPTEDVTDKPAVPPSPGSAVGSTCGAVPLHSATYQQLFLLQCYLSGLRMWWPTSGLCRPRRVGATSLNGATAEEQNSTCLASSISLPLTKLSPSVHRSGNESGMVSVASDVNNDEDRERASEASPRPSSSIVPTTAVTANVPERAFVRSSGTAQLDPLARLDSRGSGVRRSITSPSSAAAPANASGHFCIVVPGLFSGHPDGERSAVRRGSADGSSSGFTAGSVHATTLTSHPGIALEDDADADTMMCDRELNYLLRCCEDTVQVSAVYLVDLATSTGLLSEHMEPEELQGSLQAIRGAVDAGSAQVIRSMQSHQRHLRRSCAEAAALLEHARDALVAIARDLGYSHFSCLASHSNIVSLGEQASPSPSRDNATVSAAAAPSSFASIEELSSPEKALRLWRVLTAMAALTLRIGEQRRREFQLYTQLAMTFLMDHPNVTANIVAERLLPYIKRQGWRRIELFVRRLYVEARQRLMHRAGLYGSCSAEATAGSGDAAQGATMGEPHAKLWLRVFRTSADYALYRECVLILLSNHGECPEDPADTVVGAADCGVPAKYVVGSLDSRLFSARTRTEQWRDLVRVDALVMDTVFHEEPSEYPLEHFTSPLTVKVEHKATAVSAAVSKGDSTLVMSKSPTTAVPGVLRADVDDVVQITFSSVYTINPLVRPAFPAAAGGMKALTREARPAVGFQLTLESRKDWGSDEEATHEVNIRDADNVHYDEQTHRLRVTFTFPICHSGTYLVRRLLLCNGSMWLAYYPQYNIGGSCSRASDWASSLRMAGSHAFPAPCLTHVTVEPLYQPVGRSALLQVPEQRNNVHLRLTLPREAHCFADSVDYVTLNVELEDPLFISAPSATAASAEGFGSVMSVSFTDSRLAGGLAAAPGGQGRAAGGDGPYPTAECTCSFKVSPGSLLLPLAADGTEAHHHEQALRQALTSPLALNSLLPPPEDDGMNSDSSEAHTPPGTPRLVAVVTLGTPNAYRPKSGAGTRSNLAASFSSLSMALSGPGSRVMVPCGGSGVLLLSDSFAARTSQPVEALSLARQGVPSRSAAATTSAGVEHNSKNSPQQQYQSSLPAHRNTKASCTPSELGNRGPVASLSCLSSSGIPGGAPTTPALSSLRKVSEGTLELLLVHSDTAIRDDKNTPATLHRTKTAAAMAVARTVVPIHLSSFLKNLPPPEVHFKTPNKSDAVASGTSVLQVGSYVAADPLRETVIRLFPDTSHTVTPATEATGSEKAGVAVLRICLRLPLLPLLTTPISAEALASKRPETVTSCREAGKDPAPSAAMAANQARIAFTFLRGREPCTTALSVVLPFQAAISFNYVFKHFQGRVYCLVKMKNLLTSTSLWLRGAVLRVLDAEPSYEIVRVCEVYNKLLMTEWKPQEVLSILYELDLIASFRPAQPECTHQVQMEALYSNWHQTFLMTPPEDRLVLCTTEVTAESAEAIQEDALVSATGVKASHGGETCQSTMLTTTTTLAGKAVDTTASTGVLTSTFGTVTTSHYHSDMDPAADMRTVHSASRARSTSVGSTGTRPFTHATYTRCSPSSTTIDGTASNEYNGGGGRSSSSSGVRCQTTASSAVHFNLVTLRHLEETCNTMWGPVAAFHSKHLCVFNIVMYAESPWTMRFGAATNYVAQPPSTSLSIASTTHRLAPLPRNTHHAVAPSHPQPPQPSTNSNFSSGSYGTQLSRWYGSGGDYNPDAGTSLFGNAMVNQPSDFVFVAGEPVRFCVRLQPQAQNWPEEADMEETFFIRLKYNPEQWMVIGKQRDRRTLSLMEEVMVYFNAVPLLPLASADNDTSAAGSSTAVGLTTATSGSFSKAPPRRANVVADNRSDEDMDDVEDVCAATRTGRRQWCAARPLAGQAVKDEGILQTPTVEMFWERKKPEAATDDATNLPMNHFGAGKVTTSAAGVEASPSAADGRPTSADAVMGEPVLVDVVQFRTWVRVRKRGH; encoded by the coding sequence ATGCCGTGGGTACCTGTGGAACGCGTTTTCGGGTTCACAATGCAGGCGAAAGTGCCGATGGGCACGAAGACGTACGAAGCTGCTCATCAGAAGGACACTATAGCGTCTGCTCCGgtgagcagcgctgcgtcgccgaccaccaccacgctgcACACCGGCCCGTACCTGCCAGGGAGCCGCGTGCGTCTTCAGCTTGCCAAGACCACCGACATCGCCACCGTGGTGAGGGGCACCTCAGTGCTGCATCTTCTGTTCTACGCAGTCGATGAGTCGGAGTCGAGGCCAACAGCGCTAGCGCAGATCGCGCTGGATTGGCGCGCCGCCCTGACGCGCAAGGGCGAAGGCGACGGCTTCTTGGTGTTGCTCGTGCATAGCGACCtcattgccgctgccgaggaagCCTCCCGTTTCGCAGAGGTACATGAGAGCAGTGGGCAGACGACAGTTGCCAAGTCGGGGTCACCAGCCCCCACAGAAAACGCACCTGCGCGCTCCGCAGATGGCTCAACATCACCCGCACCGGCGGTTAATCAGACCAGGGTAAACGCTGCTGTTAGGCAACTGCGCAAGTACTACAAGGAGCTCTGCGATGCAAAgttcctgccgcagcagatGTGCACCTACATGCCGAACGAGACGCCGATGCGTATCCTCGAGCGGCTGCACTCCGCCGTCATCACACACGGCGCGCGGCTACATCAGGCGCTCGAGGAAtgcgcagcgcagaagcGACTGTCCCCGCAGGACCCTTTCACGAAGCCGAAGACGTCGGCAGCTGCGAAGGCAAGCACAGAAGTGGCGTCACTGGCCAGTGAGGCGGGAAAGGTACTGAGCACCGACGCTGGCGCATCACCGCCCATGTCTCCGCAGAAACTGCCAGTTGGTGCCGTCTCGGCGCCACTagcagcgacgccgaagTATTGGAGCATACAGGAGTTTTGGCGACGCGGCTACGACCTCGCTGTACACTACCTGCAGTACGGTCTCGTGCTCAACGCTCGTGCAGTGCTGGTGCATCTTTTCCTTGAGTACTACAACAGCTCAGAAGACTACGGCTTTGTACGCGCTtcggtggcgacgctgcagcgactgggGCAGGTGCCAAACTTGTTCGAGGCGCACAGGCTCACTGGTTGGGCACAGAGTAAGTCTGGCTACCCGAGAGGGTTGGACACGGGGGCAGAGCTGCTTGAAGGTCTCCTGGTCGTCGCGTCAGCAGAGATGACATGCTCGTTGCTGCTCGGcgacaccgcagcggcgatggcgcgctATCACACGTTCATGCAGGTCACGCGCGAGAAGTTCGACGAGCTGCCCACTGAGGATGTCACGGACAAGCCCGCGGTGCCACCATCGCCAGGATCGGCGGTGGGCAGCACGTGTGGCGCGGTCCCCTTGCACTCCGCGACGTATCAGCAGCTCTTCCTGCTGCAGTGCTACTTGTCTGGGCTTCGTATGTGGTGGCCGACAAGCGGACTCTGCCGTCCGCGACGCGTGGGTGCCACCTCCCTCaacggcgccaccgcagaggagcagaacAGCACGTGTCTAGCGTCCTCCATATCGCTGCCTCTCACGAAGCTTTCGCCGTCGGTGCACCGTAGCGGGAACGAGAGTGGCATGGTTTCCGTGGCTTCAGACGTGAACAACGACGAGGACAGAGAACGTGCGTCAGAAGCGTCACCGcggccctcctcctctatcGTTCCCACTACAGCCGTCACCGCAAACGTTCCCGAAAGAGCGTTTGTGCGGAGTAGTGGAACCGCGCAGCTTGACCCGCTCGCACGTCTCgacagcagaggcagcggcgtccgCCGCTCCATCACGAGCCcgtcctctgccgccgcccccgccaACGCCTCCGGCCACTTCTGCATTGTCGTTCCTGGGCTCTTCTCTGGGCATCCCGACGGCGAACGTAGCGCGGTGCGAAGGGGGTCGGCAGATGGGAGTTCGAGCGGCTTCACCGCTGGCTCTGTACATGCTACCACATTGACCTCTCATCCCGGCATTGCGCTGGAGGACGACGCGGATGCGGATACCATGATGTGCGACAGAGAGCTTAACTACCTACTGAGGTGCTGCGAGGACACAGTGCAGGTGTCGGCCGTCTACCTGGTCGATCTCGCCACTTCTACAGGTTTGCTTTCCGAGCACATGGAGCCGGAGGAACTGCAGGGCAGTCTGCAAGCCATCCGTGGAGCAGTCGATGCTGGAAGTGCGCAGGTGATTCGATCCATGCAGAGCCATCAacggcacctgcgccgcagctgcgcggaggcagcggctctACTAGAGCATGCCAGAGATGCACTGGTGGCCATAGCGCGCGATCTAGGCTACAGCCATTTCAGCTGCCTAGCTTCTCACAGCAACATCGTGTCGTTGGGCGAGCAAGCTTCGCCAAGTCCTTCTAGGGACAATGCTACCGTatcggctgccgcggcgccgtcttCGTTTGCCAGCATCGAGGAGCTGTCATCGCCGGAGAAGGCGTTGCGGCTGTGGCGGGTGCTGACTGCGATGGCGGCCCTCACCCTGCGCAtcggagagcagcggcgccgcgaaTTCCAGCTCTACACCCAACTCGCTATGACCTTCCTCATGGACCACCCCAACGTGACGGCCAACATCGTGGCGGAGCGCCTGCTGCCCTACATCAAGCGCCAAGGCTGGCGGCGGATCGAGCTGTTTGTGCGCCGGCTCTATGTGGAGGCGCGACAGCGACTCATGCACCGTGCAGGGCTGTATGGCTCCTGCAGTGCTGAGGCTACCGCGGGTTcaggcgatgcagcgcaggGTGCTACAATGGGCGAGCCACACGCGAAGCTTTGGCTTCGCGTTTTTCGCACCAGCGCTGACTACGCTCTTTACCGCGAGTGTGTGCTGATACTTCTGAGCAACCACGGCGAATGCCCCGAGGACCCCGCTGACACCGTTGTCGGAGCGGCGGACTGCGGCGTGCCTGCGAAGTATGTCGTCGGCTCACTTGACAgtcgcctcttctccgcacGCACCAGGACAGAGCAGTGGCGGGATCTAGTTCGGGTTGACGCGTTGGTGATGGACACCGTCTTCCACGAGGAGCCGTCTGAGTACCCACTAGAGCACTTTACGTCCCCGCTCACAGTGAAGGTGGAGCATAAGGCAACCGCCGTCTCCGCTGCGGTCTCGAAGGGCGACAGCACCCTTGTCATGAGCAAATCGCCCACCACGGCAGTGCCTGGTGTACTGCGGGCTGACGTTGATGATGTCGTGCAGATCACCTTCTCGTCTGTATACACAATCAATCCGCTGGTACGCCCGGCCTTtcctgcggcagcaggagggaTGAAAGCGCTGACTCGTGAGGCGAGACCCGCGGTTGGCTTTCAGCTGACGCTGGAGTCACGCAAGGACTGGGGCagtgacgaggaggcgacTCACGAGGTGAACATCCGCGACGCTGACAACGTTCACTACGACGAGCAGACGCATCGACTGCGCGTGACCTTCACCTTTCCGATATGCCACTCAGGTACCTATCTTGTGCGTCGCCTACTCCTGTGCAATGGCAGCATGTGGCTCGCCTATTATCCTCAGTACAACatcggcggcagctgcagtcgcgcAAGTGACTGGGCGTCGTCGCTCAGGATGGCAGGGTCGCACGCCTTCCCCGCACCGTGCCTGACGCACGTCACAGTGGAGCCGCTTTACCAGCCAGTCGGGCGCTCCGCGCTGCTACAGGTGCCGGAGCAGCGCAACAACGTGCATCTCCGACTTACGCTTCCACGTGAAGCTCACTGCTTTGCTGATAGTGTTGACTACGTGACGTTGAACGTAGAGCTGGAGGACCCTCTCTTCATCAGCGCGCcatcagcgacagcggcatcTGCCGAAGGCTTCGGCAGTGTCATGTCGGTGAGTTTTACGGACTCTCGGCTCGCAGGAGGACTTGCTGCGGCGCCTGGAGGGCAGGGAAgggcagctggaggagatggtcCTTATCCTACCGCGGAATGCACCTGCTCGTTCAAGGTCAGCCCAGGTAGCCTTCTCCTGCCGCTTGCCGCCGATGGTACCGAAGCTCACCATCACGAGCAAGCGCTGAGACAGGCGTTGACCTCGCCCCTCGCGCTGaactcgctgctgcccccgcCGGAGGATGACGGGATGAACAGCGACAGTagcgaggcacacacaccgccagGCACGCCGCGCCTCGTTGCTGTGGTGACTCTTGGCACCCCCAACGCGTACCGCCCGAAGAGCGGCGCAGGGACGCGCTCTAACcttgccgcctccttctcgaGCTTAAGCATGGCCTTGTCCGGACCTGGCTCTCGAGTTATGGTGCCttgcggtggcagtggcgtcTTGCTCCTGAGTGACTCCTTCGCTGCGCGGACCTCACAACCAGTCGAGGCGCTGTCGCTAGCTCGGCAAGGTGTGCCGTCGAGATcggccgcagcgacgaccTCGGCCGGTGTGGAGCACAATAGCAAAAATTCCCCGCAACAGCAGTACCAGTCTTCACTTCCCGCTCATCGCAATACCAAAGCGTCCTGCACCCCCTCCGAGCTAGGAAATCGTGGGCCAgtcgcctccctttcctgtCTCAGCTCCTCAGGCATCCCTGGCGGAGCCCCCACGACGCCCGCACTGTCCTCACTGCGCAAAGTCTCCGAGGGTACGCTGGAGCTCCTGCTGGTGCACTCTGACACGGCCATACGAGACGACAAGAACACGCCCGCGACGTTGCACAGAACAAAGACAGCGGCCGCAATGGCCGTCGCTCGCACCGTAGTGCCGATTCACCTCAGCTCCTTCCTGAAAAACCTCCCGCCACCGGAGGTGCACTTTAAGACCCCAAATAAGAGCGACGCCGTAGCTTCTGGCacgtcggtgctgcaggtgggGAGCTACGTGGCGGCCGACCCGCTGCGTGAGACGGTGATTCGGCTTTTTCCCGATACCTCACACACGGTGACACCGGCGACCGAAGCCACAGGGTCGGAGAAAGCTGGCGTCGCCGTTCTGCGCATATGCCTacgtctgccgctgctgccgctcctcacCACCCCAATCTCCGCCGAAGCGTTGGCGAGCAAGCGCCCAGAGACAGTGACATCCTGTAGAGAGGCGGGCAAGGATCCCGCACCTTCCGCCGCGATGGCCGCGAATCAGGCTCGCATCGCCTTTACCTTCCTCCGCGGCCGTGAGCCGTGCACGACCGCCCTGAGTGTAGTGCTGCCCTTTCAAGCCGCTATCAGCTTTAACTATGTTTTTAAGCACTTCCAGGGGCGTGTTTACTGCCTTGTGAAGATGAAGAATCTCCTCACGAGCACCTCACTGTGGCTGCGCGGCGCCGTGCTACGCGTGCTCGACGCTGAGCCGTCGTACGAGATTGTGCGCGTATGCGAGGTATACAACAAACTCCTCATGACGGAGTGGAagccgcaggaggtgctgagcATTCTCTATGAGCTGGACCTCATCGCGTCCTTCCGCCCTGCGCAGCCCGAGTGTACGCATCAAGTGCAGATGGAGGCCCTCTACTCTAACTGGCATCAGACGTTTCTGATGACGCCGCCAGAGGATCGACTTGTCCTGTGCACCACAGAGGTGACGGCGGAGAGCGCCGAGGCCATCCAGGAAGACGCCTTGGTGAGTGCCACCGGCGTGAAAGCGAGCCATGGTGGGGAAACGTGTCAGAGCACCATGttaaccaccaccacaacgtTGGCAGGCAAAGCAGTAGATACGACGGCATCCACAGGGGTGCTGACCTCGACGTTCGGTACAGTGACCACGTCCCACTACCACAGCGACATGGACCCTGCCGCAGACATGCGCACTGTCCACAGCGCCTCtcgcgcacgcagcaccagcgtaGGCAGCACCGGTACCCGCCCCTTTACCCATGCCACGTACACCCGCTGCAGTCCCAGTAGCACTACTATCGATGGCACGGCCAGTAACGAGTAcaacggcggtggaggcagaagcagcagcagcagcggagtcAGGTGCCAGACAACGGCGTCCAGCGCTGTGCATTTCAACTTAGTCACGCTGCGTCACTTGGAGGAGACGTGCAACACAATGTGGGGCCCTGTGGCCGCCTTCCACTCGAAGCACCTCTGTGTCTTCAACATCGTCATGTACGCCGAGTCTCCTTGGACAATGCGCTTTGGAGCAGCGACCAACTACGTAGCCCAgcctccctccacctcgctTTCGATAGCGAGCACCACCCATCGCttggcaccgctgccgcgcaaCACCCACCACGCAGTGGCGCCATCTCATCCACAACCGCCTCAGCCGAGCACCAACTCGAACTTCTCCAGTGGCTCCTACGGCACACAGCTGAGCCGCTGgtacggcagcggtggggacTACAACCCTGACGCAGGCACATCTTTGTTCGGGAACGCCATGGTAAACCAGCCGTCCGACTTCGTGTTCGTCGCCGGAGAGCCGGTTCGCTTCTGCGTTCGGCTGCAGCCGCAAGCGCAGAACTGgccagaggaggcggacaTGGAGGAGACCTTTTTCATCCGCCTCAAGTACAACCCGGAGCAGTGGATGGTGATTGGCAAGCAGCGCGACCGTCGCACACTCTCCttgatggaggaggtgatggtTTACTTCAATGCCGTACCGCTGCTTCCCCTGGCGTCCGCTGACAACGACACGAGTGCTGCGGGGTCGTCAACGGCGGTAGGactgacgacggcgacaagCGGCAGCTTCAGCAAGGCCCCTCCTCGAAGAGCCAATGTCGTCGCAGACAACAGAAGCGACGAAGACATGGACGACGTCGAGGATGTCTGCGCCGCTACCAGGACAGGACGCCGTCAGTGGTGCGCAGCTCGACCCCTCGCCGGGCAAGCGGTGAAGGACGAGGGCATCCTGCAAACGCCTACTGTGGAAATGTTCTGGGAGCGAAAGAAGCCAGAGGCAGCGACAGATGATGCAACAAACCTGCCGATGAATCACTTTGGAGCAGGGAAAGTCACCACCTCGGCAGCTGGGGTGGAGGCAAGCCCCAGTGCGGCGGACGGACGGCCAACGTCCGCTGATGCCGTGATGGGCGAACCGGTTCTTGTTGATGTCGTGCAATTTCGTACATGGGTGCGTGTACGCAAGCGTGGCCATTGA
- a CDS encoding DNAJ domain protein, putative (TriTrypDB/GeneDB-style sysID: LpmP.24.1060): MFLRTRALCYTVHTPRGINFDLSADDAICRIQDKYGRRWFGAQLDYLRLDTPSKEFLPFYLCSGRIHASFVGNVSYSVNTTSGDGSSKRSSTRYVSTSLQTLDSVFEENKTQIYAGYKYNIAHVHHALRGDQLSYSLRKMYEVDTTGATINLFEQSTTTMMKFVEMEVRQQAEETARSLVRSFHPSADSVAVEFKEFSFHLDEVTPTFVPCFVVKAEYDVERYTLYVSGLNGQVGGPYLLNSLYIARTTALATLAGVMLLVPNKVAGFLFGSVACVATYYAAFFAARWFPAIRRNWNRRHRERLRRENLGIDQGGYRPNTSSQRIQQEYHSSTYWDTHAYQQRRHSDWEGPRSASSSSSSTQSVSDPLGYYRALGLHGNESVNEIRSAYRQIVLKQHPDVGGSNEAMVKANEAYRVLRDPKRRAAYDQS, translated from the coding sequence ATGTTTCTACGAACACGCGCTTTGTGCTACACAGTGCATACCCCACGCGGAATCAACTTCGACCTCTCCGCCGACGACGCAATCTGTCGCATCCAAGACAAGTATGGACGCCGTTGGTTCGGTGCGCAGCTCGACTATCTCCGGCTGGACACCCCATCGAAGGAGTTCCTGCCTTTTTACCTCTGCAGCGGTCGCATCCACGCCTCGTTCGTCGGAAATGTAAGTTACAGCGTCAACACGACCTCCGGTGATGGCAGCAGTAAGCGCTCCTCCACCCGTTACGTGAGCACGTCCTTGCAGACCCTTGACAGCGTCTTCGAAGAGAACAAGACGCAGATCTACGCCGGCTACAAGTACAATATCGCCCATGTTCATCACGCACTGCGCGGTGACCAGCTGAGCTACTCGCTGCGCAAGATGTACGAGGTGGACACTACTGGGGCTACCATCAACCTCTTCGAGCAGTCCACCACGACGATGATGAAGTTTGTAGAGAtggaggtgcggcagcaggcaGAGGAGACGGCTCGCTCTCTCGTCCGGTCCTTCCATCCCTCTGCTGACTCCGTCGCGGTGGAGTTTAAGGAGTTCTCGTTTCACCTTGATGAGGTTACTCCTACGTTCGTGCCATGCTTCGTCGTCAAGGCGGAGTACGATGTGGAGCGCTACACGCTCTACGTGTCGGGCCTCAACGGTCAGGTCGGCGGTCCGTATCTTCTCAATTCCCTGTACATAGCCCGCACCACTGCCCTCGCCACCCTGGCTGGCGTGATGCTCCTTGTGCCAAACAAGGTTGCAGGCTTCCTCTTCGGCTCCGTGGCGTGTGTGGCTACGTACTACGCGgccttcttcgctgctcGCTGGTTCCCGGCGATAAGGCGCAACTGGAACCGCCGGCAccgggagcggctgcgccgcgagAACCTCGGGATCGATCAAGGTGGGTACCGGCCCAACACCTCCTCCCAACGCATCCAGCAGGAGTACCATTCCTCTACCTACTGGGATACCCACGCctatcagcagcggcgccacagcgACTGGGAGGGACCACGATcagcctcgtcgtcgtcatcctcgaCGCAATCGGTGTCCGATCCGCTGGGGTACTACCGCGCGTTGGGGCTTCATGGGAATGAGTCAGTCAACGAAATCCGCAGCGCGTATCGGCAGATCgtgctgaagcagcacccCGACGTTGGGGGCTCCAATGAAGCGATGGTGAAGGCGAACGAGGCCTATCGTGTCCTTCGAGATCCAAAGCGGCGAGCGGCGTACGACCAGAGCTAG